From a region of the Pseudanabaena sp. BC1403 genome:
- a CDS encoding glycosyltransferase family 2 protein → MHETDFRSSLQTEGDRRRLKTIIVMAIVYGLTIGLHFAPWSRWVLLGLFSIQALRLIFAPPLPPIMPESKFNNGVEVDSEQTSSQDLPFFSLLASAKNEEAVIGNLVKNLCQINYPSDRFEVWIVDDNSSDRTSEVLDLLKQKYPQLKTLRRGDDAQGGKSGALNQVLALTKGDIIGVFDADAQVPADVLRSLVPIFQNQKIGAVQLRKAIANASENWWTAGQSAEMALDWCLQDLRIRVGGVGELRGNGQFVRLAALKDCGGWNEQTITDDLDLTIRLHLCQWDIACLNSPAVQEEGVVTAKQLWHQRNRWAEGGFQRYLDYWNLLLSGKMGFLKTFDASLFYINQYLLTVAFIPDTIAAIVLRHNPMLPAIAGFSLALSSVTMAFGLRRSYQMSWRSAIWQTTTGMIYMLHWIPVIASVTLRMCILPKRLKWVKTLHQGGGDNILEDVDLQEIENHA, encoded by the coding sequence ATGCACGAGACGGACTTTCGTAGCAGCCTTCAGACAGAGGGCGATCGCCGCAGACTCAAAACGATCATTGTGATGGCAATTGTCTATGGATTGACGATTGGTTTACATTTTGCCCCTTGGAGTCGATGGGTGCTGTTAGGGTTATTCAGTATTCAGGCTTTGCGGCTAATATTTGCGCCGCCATTACCTCCGATCATGCCAGAATCTAAATTCAACAATGGCGTAGAAGTAGATTCAGAGCAAACATCTTCACAAGATTTACCATTTTTCTCATTGTTAGCATCGGCAAAAAATGAAGAAGCTGTAATTGGCAATTTAGTTAAAAATTTGTGCCAAATCAACTACCCTAGCGATCGCTTCGAGGTCTGGATCGTTGATGACAATAGCAGCGATCGCACTTCTGAAGTGCTTGACTTGCTAAAACAAAAATATCCCCAATTAAAGACTCTGCGACGTGGGGATGATGCTCAAGGCGGTAAGTCTGGAGCATTAAATCAAGTTCTAGCTTTAACAAAGGGCGATATCATTGGCGTATTTGATGCCGATGCTCAAGTACCTGCTGATGTTTTGCGATCGCTAGTCCCAATATTCCAAAATCAAAAAATTGGTGCGGTGCAGCTACGCAAGGCGATCGCCAATGCCTCAGAGAACTGGTGGACAGCAGGACAGTCTGCTGAAATGGCTCTTGATTGGTGTTTGCAGGATTTACGGATTCGGGTTGGGGGCGTGGGGGAATTGCGCGGCAATGGTCAATTTGTACGCCTTGCAGCTCTTAAAGATTGTGGTGGCTGGAACGAACAAACTATTACTGATGATCTTGATCTCACTATTCGTCTGCATTTGTGTCAATGGGATATTGCCTGTCTGAATTCTCCTGCTGTACAAGAAGAAGGTGTAGTTACAGCAAAACAACTATGGCATCAGCGCAATCGCTGGGCAGAGGGAGGTTTTCAGCGCTATCTTGACTATTGGAATCTGCTACTAAGTGGGAAAATGGGATTTCTCAAAACCTTTGATGCTTCCCTGTTTTATATCAATCAATATTTGTTGACAGTCGCCTTTATTCCCGACACGATCGCGGCAATTGTGTTGAGACATAACCCAATGCTTCCTGCGATCGCGGGCTTTTCTCTTGCATTAAGCTCCGTAACAATGGCTTTCGGACTTAGACGTTCCTACCAAATGTCATGGAGATCGGCTATTTGGCAAACAACTACAGGCATGATTTATATGTTGCATTGGATTCCTGTAATTGCCAGCGTAACGCTGAGAATGTGCATTCTGCCAAAGCGCTTAAAATGGGTGAAAACCCTGCATCAAGGCGGTGGTGACAATATACTAGAAGATGTAGATCTCCAAGAGATAGAAAACCATGCATGA
- a CDS encoding FAD-binding oxidoreductase, whose product MHDWIVIGGGITGISLSYELQKAGFSVLLIEQHQQLQGGSSLGYGGISYWAGSTPVTQQLCREGIARQRELSNELGMDTEFREIDLLLTLEPDADPKEILAQYNNCWIAPTLLNAQEACDREPQLNPKGIGGALLFPHGHINLDSFVSAHRQALQKLGGEIIYAKVDRLLIEGDRLLGVLTEQGEFRSSQVVVCAGAMSRSLLKASGIRSRIYYTHAEAIDTEPVDLELRSMVMPADTKRYQLEGATTNIDQDSIWDIAGHELLPPSVDAGAIQFCDRRIRFGQLSRVLTDPYAAIDPIQSEAAIREQVSKILPKIGELKGKWRNCLVSFSSDNLPLVGSLKEYENLYLFSGFTSPTVYVPALSRRFATYAKGNPDDIIPLLSPQRFLSYGE is encoded by the coding sequence ATGCATGATTGGATTGTAATTGGTGGCGGCATCACTGGTATATCGTTGAGCTATGAATTACAAAAAGCAGGCTTTTCGGTATTGCTGATCGAGCAGCATCAACAACTTCAGGGAGGTAGCAGTCTTGGCTATGGCGGCATCTCATACTGGGCTGGCTCAACTCCAGTCACTCAGCAACTTTGTCGTGAGGGAATTGCTCGACAAAGAGAACTATCTAATGAGTTGGGGATGGATACTGAGTTTCGTGAGATTGATTTACTATTGACGCTTGAACCAGATGCAGATCCCAAAGAGATTCTCGCGCAATATAACAATTGTTGGATCGCACCGACTTTGCTCAATGCTCAAGAAGCTTGCGATCGCGAACCTCAGTTAAACCCTAAAGGCATCGGTGGCGCTCTGTTATTTCCTCACGGTCATATTAATCTCGATAGTTTTGTATCTGCCCATAGACAAGCACTCCAAAAGTTAGGTGGTGAAATCATCTATGCAAAAGTTGATAGATTGCTAATTGAAGGTGATCGCTTATTAGGTGTGCTTACAGAGCAGGGAGAGTTTCGCAGTAGTCAAGTTGTTGTTTGTGCGGGAGCTATGTCACGCTCTCTACTTAAAGCATCTGGCATTCGATCTAGAATCTATTACACCCATGCCGAAGCTATCGATACAGAACCCGTTGATCTAGAATTGCGATCGATGGTGATGCCTGCTGATACTAAACGCTACCAGTTAGAAGGAGCAACAACAAATATTGACCAAGACTCAATTTGGGATATCGCGGGACATGAATTGTTGCCCCCTTCAGTGGATGCAGGGGCAATTCAATTTTGCGATCGCCGTATCAGATTTGGTCAACTCAGCCGTGTTTTGACTGATCCGTATGCTGCGATCGATCCCATTCAAAGTGAAGCAGCTATTCGAGAACAGGTGAGTAAAATCCTGCCAAAAATTGGTGAGTTAAAAGGGAAATGGCGAAATTGTCTGGTCTCTTTTAGTAGTGATAATTTACCTCTAGTTGGTTCATTAAAAGAATACGAAAACCTATATCTATTCTCAGGATTTACCAGCCCAACTGTCTATGTCCCAGCTTTATCTAGAAGGTTTGCTACTTATGCAAAAGGCAATCCTGACGATATCATTCCTTTACTCTCTCCTCAAAGATTTTTATCCTATGGAGAATAA
- a CDS encoding tyrosine-type recombinase/integrase, whose protein sequence is MNALEHLLHRSGARIAELLALNLEDVDLIHHKFQVIGKGNKQRWCFYSNDAGAVLDKYLRYYRHDSCPALFTAQHPFTGLVSRLNYLTIYTYWLNCIQKEPLLQGVRIHDFRHTFATERVGLMGIEELRALLGNQNIQTTLRYQKVTSEQAEVVAQTAFSLLQVR, encoded by the coding sequence CTGAATGCTCTAGAGCACTTGCTTCATCGTAGTGGAGCCAGAATTGCAGAGCTTTTGGCCTTAAATCTGGAGGATGTTGATTTAATCCATCACAAGTTTCAGGTCATTGGTAAAGGTAATAAACAACGATGGTGTTTTTATAGTAATGATGCAGGGGCTGTTCTGGACAAATATCTCAGGTATTATCGCCATGATAGTTGTCCTGCTTTGTTTACGGCTCAACATCCTTTTACTGGGCTAGTATCCCGTTTGAACTACCTCACCATATATACCTATTGGCTTAATTGCATTCAAAAAGAACCCTTATTGCAAGGTGTTCGGATTCACGATTTTCGTCATACTTTCGCGACCGAACGGGTTGGTTTAATGGGTATCGAAGAGTTGCGAGCGCTCTTGGGAAATCAAAATATCCAAACTACTTTACGCTATCAAAAAGTTACTTCTGAGCAAGCAGAAGTTGTTGCACAAACTGCTTTTTCGTTGCTACAAGTTCGCTAG
- a CDS encoding NAD(P)-dependent oxidoreductase, which yields MKILITGGAGYIGSTLVPTLLANSHEVTVLDNFMFRQNSLTDCCQYEGFQVVRGDCRDERVIKDLLKDADIIIPLAALVGAPLCKNDEIGTKTTNFDAVKMICHLASKDQRILMPITNSGYGIGESGKLCTEETPLRPISLYGVTKVEAEKVVLERENSLTFRLATVFGMSPRMRTDLLVNDFVYRAVHDRAVLIFEGHFKRNYIHIRDVANVFLHGINNFEQMRGQPYNVGLDDANLSKLELCAEIKKHLPAFVYLEAPIGEDPDKRDYIVSNIRILSTGFKTEWSLSRGIKELIKGYTILRNSIYSNV from the coding sequence ATGAAAATATTAATTACAGGAGGAGCAGGTTATATTGGCTCAACTCTTGTCCCTACCCTACTAGCAAATAGCCACGAAGTTACTGTATTAGATAACTTTATGTTTCGCCAAAACAGCCTAACTGACTGCTGTCAATATGAAGGCTTTCAAGTTGTGCGTGGTGACTGTCGTGATGAGAGAGTTATTAAAGATCTCCTAAAGGATGCTGATATAATTATTCCCCTAGCCGCTCTTGTGGGTGCCCCTCTTTGCAAAAATGATGAGATTGGTACAAAAACGACCAACTTTGATGCTGTAAAAATGATTTGCCATTTAGCTAGTAAAGATCAAAGAATTCTCATGCCCATCACTAACAGTGGTTACGGCATTGGTGAGTCTGGCAAATTATGTACTGAAGAAACACCATTACGACCTATTTCTCTTTATGGCGTGACTAAGGTAGAAGCAGAAAAAGTTGTATTAGAACGAGAAAATAGTCTTACTTTCAGACTAGCAACAGTTTTTGGAATGTCGCCGCGTATGAGGACTGACCTACTCGTTAACGATTTTGTCTATCGAGCTGTTCACGACAGGGCTGTACTGATTTTTGAAGGTCATTTCAAACGTAATTATATTCATATACGCGATGTAGCCAATGTGTTTTTACATGGCATTAATAATTTTGAACAAATGCGTGGTCAACCCTATAACGTGGGACTAGATGATGCCAATCTATCTAAGCTAGAACTCTGTGCTGAAATCAAAAAACATTTACCCGCTTTTGTTTATTTAGAAGCGCCAATTGGCGAAGATCCAGATAAAAGAGACTATATAGTTTCTAATATAAGGATCTTAAGTACAGGATTCAAAACAGAATGGTCTCTAAGCCGAGGAATCAAAGAACTAATCAAGGGCTATACAATCTTGCGCAACAGCATCTACTCTAACGTCTAG
- a CDS encoding GHMP kinase, with protein sequence MLISRAPVRISFFGGGTDYPEYFLQHGGAVLATSIDKFSYVTVSSFLSHLFDYSTRISYRKVELVNNIDDIEHNIYRECLRFCGLEKDIEIHHVADLPAFTGLGSSSSFTVSLLHALHSFKGEFIRPIDLAYEAIYIERHLLKDKVGCQDQVMAALGGFNLVEFKTEEDIQVIRVPISPQRLVEFEKHLFVVFTGIKRKAADIVAQQLQKVSDNTQILKSMRSMVDQGWDILTSNRSLSEFGELLHQAWIAKRSLDRCISNTEIDRVYQMGRDTGAWGGKLLGAGAGGFMLFFAPIETHGSLQKVFANYHVLEIKTNSLGSQIIFS encoded by the coding sequence ATGTTGATATCTCGTGCTCCTGTCCGAATTAGTTTCTTTGGTGGAGGAACTGACTATCCTGAATATTTTCTTCAACATGGCGGAGCGGTACTTGCTACATCGATTGATAAGTTTTCGTATGTCACAGTTAGTTCCTTCTTGAGTCACCTATTTGATTACTCCACTCGAATTTCTTATCGCAAAGTTGAGTTGGTTAACAATATCGATGATATTGAGCATAATATTTATCGTGAATGTCTAAGGTTTTGCGGACTTGAGAAAGATATAGAAATACACCATGTAGCTGACTTACCTGCATTTACAGGGCTAGGTTCATCTTCATCTTTTACAGTATCTTTATTGCACGCACTCCATAGCTTTAAAGGCGAATTTATCCGCCCAATTGACTTAGCGTATGAGGCAATTTATATAGAGCGGCACTTGCTCAAAGATAAAGTCGGATGCCAAGATCAGGTGATGGCTGCTTTGGGAGGATTTAATTTGGTTGAGTTCAAGACTGAAGAAGATATCCAAGTAATCCGTGTGCCAATATCACCTCAGCGTTTAGTAGAGTTTGAGAAGCATTTGTTTGTTGTATTTACAGGTATTAAGCGTAAGGCTGCTGATATTGTCGCCCAGCAGTTACAAAAAGTCTCAGACAATACTCAAATATTAAAATCAATGAGGAGTATGGTTGATCAAGGTTGGGATATTCTTACTTCCAATCGATCGCTTTCAGAATTTGGTGAACTTTTACATCAAGCATGGATTGCCAAGAGAAGCCTTGACAGATGTATATCAAATACTGAAATTGATAGAGTTTATCAAATGGGTAGAGATACTGGTGCCTGGGGAGGTAAACTTTTAGGGGCTGGAGCAGGTGGTTTTATGCTATTTTTTGCACCAATAGAAACACATGGTAGTCTACAAAAGGTCTTTGCAAACTACCATGTGCTAGAAATAAAGACTAATTCTCTAGGCTCACAAATAATATTCTCCTAG